From Mytilus edulis chromosome 8, xbMytEdul2.2, whole genome shotgun sequence, one genomic window encodes:
- the LOC139485291 gene encoding xaa-Pro aminopeptidase 3-like, whose translation MKVCIRCLSPGSIPSFLHKRTCIRGVSCVTQSYIYQSRRWFGQPAAQTHPHLIKEGEVTPGITKEEYRNRRHLLSSLALQTEKSRNHIMLVPSATKQFMSQKIPYPFHQNTDFLYLCGFMEPDSLLVMQCNNSESANTTLFVPKRNIEEEKWDGPRSGIEGTIQLTGVDKAFNNTEIEGYLSKYLCDNSDFVLWYNEKAIVNRSLQEGVLKNFVREDKHFKNENVITALQALKVLKSPTEIEIMRKSCAIASESFIEVMKYSYPGVNEHYLYAKMDYECRIRDAEILAYPPVVAGGNRANTIHYINNNKIIEDGDLVLMDAGCEYHGYCSDITRTWPVSGKFTDEQRCIYDIVLRIQKKCLECCVPGQTMNQIYVYMLDLMGKELQKIGIIPQNCSNLVEAAKPFCPHHVSHYLGMDLHDTDHVTTNQQLQPGMVITIEPGIYLPEDSYNIPSEFRGMGIRIEDNVLITSSKPEVLSSGAPKEPEEIEMIMARS comes from the exons ATGAAAGTGTGTATTAGATGCCTTTCACCTG gCTCAATTCCTAGCTTTCTACATAAAAGAACATGTATCAGAGGTGTATCATGTGTCACACAGTCATATATATATCAGTCAAGGAGATGGTTTGGTCAGCCTGCAGCGCAGACACACCCACATTTGATCAAggaaggggaagtaactccaggTATCACTAAAGAAGAATACAGAAACAGGAGACATCTTCTTAGTTCACTTGCTCTTCAAACAGAAAAAAGTAGAAATCATATCATGTTGGTTCCATCagcaacaaaacaatttatgagtCAAAAAATACCATATCCTTTCCACCAGAACACTGATTTCCTGTATTTATGTGGATTCATGGAACCAGATAGTTTATTAGTTATGCAGTGTAATAATTCTGAATCTGCTAATACAACTCTTTTTGTACCAAAACGGAACATTGAAGAAGAAAAATGGGATGGTCCACGGTCTGGTATTGAAGGAACAATACAATTGACTGGAGTTGACAAAGCATTTAACAATACAGAGATTGAAGGATATTTATCTAAATATCTATGTGATAATTCTGATTTTGTTTTGTGGTATAATGAGAAGGCTATAGTTAATCGTAGTCTCCAAGAAGGTGTACTGAAAAACTTTGTAAGGGaagataaacattttaaaaatgaaaatgttataaCAGCATTACAGGCTTTGAAGGTCTTGAAATCACCCACAGAAATTGAAATAATGAGGAAAAGCTGTGCCATTGCCTCTGAGTCCTTTATAGAAGTCATGAAATACTCATATCCAGGG gtGAATGAACATTACTTGTATGCAAAGATGGACTATGAATGCAGAATAAGAGATGCTGAAATCTTAGCTTATCCTCCAGTGGTGGCAG GAGGAAATAGGGCTAACACCATCCATTATATCAATAATAACAAGATAATAGAAGATGGTGACCTTGTGTTGATGGATGCTGGCTGTGAATACCATGGATACTGTAGTGATATTACTAGGACATGGCCGGTTTCTG GAAAATTTACAGATGAACAGAGATGTATATATGACATTGTACTAAGGATTCAGAAGAAATGCTTGGAATGTTGTGTGCCAGGGCAGACTATGAATCAAATTTATGTTTATATGTTAGACTTGATGGGAAAGGAACTACAAAAGATTGGTATCATTCCTCAAAATTGCTCTAATTTAGTTGAG GCAGCTAAGCCATTTTGTCCACATCATGTCAGCCATTATCTTGGTATGGATTTACATGACACAGATCATGTGACTACAAACCAACAGCTACAACCAGGCATGGTTATTACAATAGAACCAG gAATATACCTCCCTGAAGATAGTTATAACATTCCATCAGAATTCCGTGGCATGGGAATCAGAATTGAGGACAATGTCTTGATAACATCATCAAAACCTGAGGTTTTATCCTCAGGTGCTCCTAAAGAACCTGAAGAAATAGAAATGATAATGGCAAGGTCTTAG
- the LOC139485295 gene encoding amidophosphoribosyltransferase-like, which produces MTDTDLHEACGVFGCVATGAWPTQLDVAHTIYLGLVGLQHRGQESAGIVTSLGAEDSKFKTKKGMGLVTHIYAEEDIAKLKGNIGIGHTRYSTQGESEIQNIQPFVVETEHGLIAVAHNGELVNAKSLKKKLLRHGVGLSTGSDSELITQLLTHLPECGEPQGLVNWVGRIKRIMAETLTSYSLVIMHHDKIYALRDPFGNRPLCIGKLYPAAAFSGKKVISDDDVDGWVVSSESCNFNSMGARYYREVLPGEVIELSKEGVKSVYIAPRPNKAPPAFCIFEYVYFARTDSTFEGQMVYTVRQRCGRQLAEEAPVNVDIVSTVPESATPAALAYAEKLGIPYGEVFCKNRYIGRTFIQPNMRQRKLGVAKKFGVLTENFRGKRVVLIDDSIVRGVTMVPIVKLLRAEGAAEIHIRIASPPIKYPCYMGINIPTFQELVANVVPLEDMPAHFGADSLQYLSVDGLKKAVREGIKNPNGSVGHCVACLTGEYPVKCDDW; this is translated from the exons ATGACTGATACAGATTTACATGAGGCATGTGGTGTGTTTGGATGTGTAGCTACAGGTGCTTGGCCAACACAGTTAGACGTGGCTCATACTATTTATCTTGGTTTAGTTGGCTTACAACACAG AGGACAAGAGAGTGCTGGTATTGTAACTAGTTTGGGTGCTGAGGATTCCAAGTTTAAAACCAAGAAAGGTATGGGACTGGTAACACATATCTATGCAGAGGAAGACATTGCAAAGTTGAAAGGCAATATAGGAATTGGTCATACCAGGTACTCCACACAGGGAGAGTCTGAGATACAGAATATACAGCCATTTGTTGTAGAAACAGAACATGGTCTGATAGCTGTAGCTCATAATGGAGAACTGGTGAATGCTAAATCATTAAAGAAAAAG TTGTTAAGGCATGGTGTTGGTTTATCCACAGGATCAGACAGTGAGCTTATAACACAGTTATTAACACATTTACCTGAGTGTGGAGAACCACAAGGTCTTGTCAACTGGGTAGGCAG AATAAAAAGAATCATGGCAGAAACTCTGACATCATACTCTTTAGTAATCATGCATCATGATAAGATCTATGCTCTGAGAGATCCCTTTGGAAACCGTCCACTGTGTATAGGTAAACTGTATCCTGCAGCAGCATTCTCTGGGAAGAAAGTAATATCAGATGATGATGTTGACGGATGGGTGGTATCATCAGAATCATGTAATTTCAACAGTATGGGGGCTAGATATTACAGAGAAGTTTTACCTG gagaagttataGAACTCAGTAAAGAGGGTGTTAAGTCAGTTTATATAGCTCCAAGACCAAACAAGGCACCACCTGCATTTTGTATATTTGAGTATGTTTACTTTGCTAGAACTGACAGTACATTTGAAG GTCAGATGGTATATACTGTAAGACAGAGATGTGGTAGACAGCTGGCAGAAGAGGCTCCTGTCAATGTTGATATTGTCAGTACAGTACCAGAATCAGCTACACCTGCTGCACTGGCTTATGCAgaaaag CTTGGAATTCCATATGGTGAAGTTTTCTGCAAAAACAGATACATAGGAAGAACTTTCATACAGCCAAATATGAGACAGAGGAAGCTGGGTGTGGCTAAAAAGTTTGGTGTACTGACAGAAAATTTCCGTGGAAAAAGAGTTGTACTTATAGATGATTCCATTGTTAGAGGTGTCACAATGGTACCAATTGTCAAACTACTTCGAGCTGAAGGAGCTGCAGAG attcataTAAGAATTGCATCACCACCAATCAAGTATCCATGTTACATGGGCATTAATATCCCAACATTTCAAGAACTTGTAGCTAATGTAGTTCCTCTGGAAGATATGCCAGCACATTTTG GTGCTGACAGTTTACAGTATTTATCAGTGGATGGATTGAAGAAAGCAGTAAGAGAAGGGATAAAGAATCCTAATGGTTCAGTGGGGCATTGTGTAGCATGTTTAACAGGGGAATACCCTGTCAAGTGTGATGACTGGTAG